In a single window of the Candidatus Neomarinimicrobiota bacterium genome:
- a CDS encoding tripartite tricarboxylate transporter substrate-binding protein, translated as MKQIVADKKMSRTLKVLGLILIIFGFLLLTSKAHAAFPEKPIKIVVYTGPGGLIDISARKFAGIASKYVDVNFVVENKPGAGGIVALKKVIQAPADGYNLYACTKSNIAKFVQVGGSEYIDALNWTAMLMADPECVITHGTQDLHLWPDIVANALQNPGEQNWVGPAAGGLDHVTALKIWDAYGMDAKWIPFKSGGKALAALLGEQGVAYVGNPRDALGNADLHIAAVSSPQRLSAFPDVPTFTELGMPGLENEYMWRGFALKKGTPPEVVQWYDALFKKVTADPDWISFWSKGGLDIKYVAEEAFTTLVHEDAKIFEYYLRKSNILQDEAQGILANIASGTSFTVLSLILVMIWLLCSYGVYRSAYAAIVGRVIVIGFFLVVSILFLVQSLNFPNSTAVGPAAVPRLWIYMLIPLNLLLLFKTFRNVAEVSESGPRVDIVLNFIGFLVVYLLLMQVIGYFLSTFGFVIVGLYYLGYRKWRNIFIISGGWILFSYLIFYKTLYVPLPLGTIFESLF; from the coding sequence AAGCCGATCAAAATTGTGGTCTATACTGGTCCTGGTGGTTTGATCGATATCAGTGCTCGTAAATTTGCAGGTATAGCTTCAAAATATGTTGATGTCAATTTCGTGGTGGAGAATAAACCCGGTGCAGGTGGGATTGTCGCGCTTAAAAAGGTAATCCAGGCGCCAGCAGATGGTTACAACCTGTACGCCTGTACCAAATCAAATATCGCTAAATTTGTTCAAGTCGGTGGAAGTGAATATATCGACGCTCTCAATTGGACCGCCATGCTCATGGCAGACCCCGAATGCGTGATCACCCATGGGACCCAGGATCTGCATCTGTGGCCCGATATTGTAGCCAATGCATTGCAAAATCCCGGTGAACAAAACTGGGTGGGTCCTGCGGCTGGTGGTCTTGACCATGTAACCGCTCTCAAGATTTGGGATGCCTATGGCATGGATGCCAAATGGATTCCCTTTAAAAGCGGGGGAAAGGCCCTGGCAGCCCTCCTGGGTGAGCAGGGAGTAGCCTATGTGGGTAACCCCCGGGATGCCTTGGGCAATGCTGATCTGCATATTGCCGCCGTCTCATCACCTCAGCGTTTATCTGCCTTCCCTGATGTTCCAACTTTTACGGAGTTAGGCATGCCCGGGCTTGAAAATGAGTACATGTGGCGTGGATTTGCCCTTAAGAAAGGGACACCACCAGAGGTAGTGCAATGGTATGATGCTCTTTTCAAAAAGGTCACAGCTGACCCTGATTGGATATCATTCTGGAGCAAAGGTGGCTTGGATATCAAATATGTTGCCGAGGAAGCGTTTACCACGTTGGTACATGAAGATGCAAAAATCTTTGAGTACTATTTAAGAAAATCCAATATACTCCAGGATGAAGCCCAGGGAATTCTAGCAAATATTGCCTCCGGAACTTCATTTACAGTCCTTTCACTCATTCTTGTAATGATCTGGTTGTTATGCTCTTACGGAGTATACAGAAGTGCTTATGCTGCGATTGTTGGTCGAGTTATAGTCATTGGTTTTTTCCTGGTTGTGAGTATCCTGTTTTTGGTTCAATCCTTGAATTTTCCCAATAGTACAGCTGTTGGACCTGCTGCCGTACCCCGTTTATGGATTTATATGCTCATTCCTTTGAATCTCCTCCTGCTTTTCAAGACCTTTCGAAATGTTGCCGAAGTTTCTGAATCCGGACCCAGGGTTGATATCGTTCTGAACTTTATCGGTTTTCTGGTTGTATACCTGCTGCTCATGCAGGTTATAGGCTATTTTCTCAGTACATTCGGGTTCGTTATCGTTGGTCTGTACTATTTGGGCTACCGTAAATGGAGAAACATCTTCATTATTTCTGGTGGTTGGATTCTTTTCTCCTATTTGATCTTTTATAAAACCCTTTATGTACCCCTGCCATTGGGAACCATTTTCGAAAGTCTATTCTAA